A genomic window from Thermithiobacillus tepidarius DSM 3134 includes:
- a CDS encoding DUF6511 domain-containing protein, with protein MIDPTHNEKAAMEAVLPHLGEYVAAIGMDRPLSAYSRKEVLQLVDVVLTAYFDNLREITPDDVPF; from the coding sequence GTGATTGATCCCACCCACAACGAGAAGGCCGCGATGGAGGCCGTGCTGCCCCACCTCGGCGAATACGTCGCCGCCATCGGGATGGACCGGCCGCTGTCGGCCTACAGCCGCAAGGAGGTCCTGCAACTGGTCGACGTGGTGCTCACCGCCTACTTCGACAACCTGCGTGAGATCACGCCCGACGACGTGCCGTTCTGA
- a CDS encoding DUF6900 domain-containing protein, whose product MTEQAEKDIDRQLQQIALDHLFIDTLETRNSDRLDFHEVSVWAVKSALMAAYQAGRQAARQG is encoded by the coding sequence GTGACCGAGCAAGCCGAAAAGGACATCGACCGGCAGCTGCAGCAGATCGCGCTGGATCACCTGTTCATCGACACCCTGGAAACGCGCAACAGCGACCGGCTGGACTTCCACGAGGTCAGCGTCTGGGCCGTCAAGAGCGCCTTGATGGCCGCCTACCAGGCAGGCCGGCAGGCCGCGCGACAGGGCTGA
- a CDS encoding site-specific DNA-methyltransferase translates to MSWLADRIEHWPLDKLLPYVRNARQHSEDQIAQIAASIAEFGFVNPILTGADGVLVAGHGRLAAAHKLGLATVPVVVLDHLTPTQRRALVLADNRLAELATWDNDLLRIELEALQDDGFDLDLTGFDADALADLLAGEEQEHEGQTEDDAVPDVPEEPVSQPGDVWLLGPHRLVCGDATTAEAFALLFPDGERADMVFTDPPYNVNYANSAKDKLRGKHRPILNDALGEGFFDFLYDALALINAHTRGAIYIAMSSSELDTLQAAFRAAGGHWSTFIIWAKNTFTLGRADYQRQYEPILYGWPEGAERHWCGDRDQGDVWQIKKPQKNDLHPTMKPVELVERALRNSSRPGDVVLDPFGGSGTTLIAAEKSGRVARLIELDPKYADVIVRRWQDWSGKQATREADGLAFDQAASSSSTISQ, encoded by the coding sequence ATGAGTTGGCTGGCCGACCGCATCGAGCATTGGCCGCTCGACAAGCTGTTGCCCTACGTCCGGAACGCGCGCCAGCATTCGGAGGACCAGATCGCGCAGATCGCGGCCTCCATCGCCGAGTTCGGCTTCGTGAATCCGATTCTCACCGGCGCCGACGGCGTGCTGGTGGCAGGCCACGGGCGGCTCGCTGCCGCGCACAAGTTGGGTCTTGCCACCGTGCCGGTGGTCGTACTCGACCACCTGACTCCGACCCAGCGCCGTGCGCTAGTGCTCGCGGACAATCGGCTCGCGGAGCTTGCGACCTGGGACAACGATCTGCTGCGCATCGAACTGGAGGCGCTGCAGGACGATGGCTTCGATCTCGACCTGACGGGCTTCGACGCCGATGCACTGGCCGACCTGCTCGCTGGCGAAGAGCAGGAGCATGAGGGCCAGACGGAGGACGACGCCGTTCCCGATGTGCCCGAGGAACCCGTCTCCCAGCCGGGCGACGTCTGGCTACTCGGGCCACACCGCCTCGTCTGCGGCGACGCGACCACCGCCGAGGCCTTCGCGCTCCTGTTCCCGGACGGCGAACGGGCGGACATGGTGTTCACCGATCCGCCCTACAACGTGAACTACGCCAACAGCGCAAAGGACAAGCTGCGGGGCAAGCACCGCCCCATTCTCAACGATGCGCTGGGCGAGGGCTTCTTCGATTTCCTCTACGACGCACTGGCGCTGATCAATGCGCACACACGCGGCGCGATCTACATCGCCATGTCGTCGAGTGAACTGGATACGCTACAGGCGGCCTTCCGCGCCGCCGGCGGCCACTGGTCGACCTTCATCATCTGGGCGAAGAACACCTTCACCCTCGGCCGCGCCGACTACCAGCGCCAGTACGAGCCGATCCTCTACGGTTGGCCCGAGGGCGCGGAGCGCCACTGGTGCGGCGACCGCGACCAGGGCGACGTGTGGCAAATCAAGAAGCCGCAGAAGAACGATCTGCACCCGACGATGAAGCCGGTGGAACTGGTCGAGCGCGCGCTGCGCAACTCCAGCCGTCCGGGCGACGTGGTGCTCGACCCCTTCGGCGGTTCCGGCACGACACTGATCGCCGCCGAGAAGTCGGGGCGCGTCGCGCGCCTGATCGAACTCGACCCGAAGTACGCGGACGTGATCGTGCGCCGCTGGCAGGACTGGAGCGGCAAACAGGCCACCCGCGAGGCGGATGGCCTGGCGTTCGATCAGGCGGCGAGTTCCTCCTCGACGATCTCGCAGTGA
- a CDS encoding PD-(D/E)XK nuclease family protein, producing MLDYNHRPKFHERVGAVIDEALARERASQTPRRYLGASRLGVACERALQYEYAQAAVDPGRELPGRVLRVFEVGHALEDLAIRWLRLAGFELYTRKADGGQFGFSVAGGRIQGHVDGILAAGPADIDLACPALWECKTMNDRAWRETVKQGVARAKPIYAAQITVYQAYMEAHVPGISRHPALFTAINKDSEEIWFELVPFDGGLAQRMSDRAVRVITATEAGELLPRHATTPTHFECKSCPWQDRCWRPA from the coding sequence ATGCTCGATTACAACCACCGCCCCAAGTTCCACGAGCGCGTCGGCGCCGTCATCGACGAGGCGCTGGCGCGTGAACGTGCCTCACAAACGCCGCGCCGTTATCTCGGCGCGTCACGGCTCGGCGTGGCCTGCGAGCGCGCACTGCAGTACGAGTACGCCCAGGCCGCGGTCGATCCCGGCCGCGAGCTGCCCGGGCGGGTGCTGCGGGTGTTCGAGGTCGGGCATGCCCTGGAGGATCTGGCGATCCGCTGGCTGCGCCTGGCCGGCTTCGAGCTCTACACGCGCAAGGCCGACGGCGGGCAGTTCGGTTTCTCCGTCGCCGGCGGCCGCATCCAAGGACACGTCGACGGCATTCTCGCCGCCGGCCCCGCCGACATCGATCTCGCCTGTCCCGCGTTGTGGGAGTGCAAGACGATGAACGACCGGGCGTGGCGCGAGACCGTCAAGCAGGGCGTGGCCCGCGCCAAGCCGATCTACGCCGCCCAGATCACCGTCTACCAGGCCTACATGGAGGCGCACGTTCCCGGCATCTCCCGCCATCCGGCGCTGTTCACCGCCATCAACAAGGACAGCGAGGAGATCTGGTTCGAGCTCGTGCCGTTCGACGGCGGGCTCGCGCAGCGCATGTCGGACCGGGCCGTGCGCGTCATCACCGCCACCGAGGCCGGCGAGCTGCTGCCCCGTCACGCCACCACGCCGACCCACTTCGAGTGCAAGTCGTGTCCTTGGCAGGACCGCTGCTGGAGACCGGCTTGA
- a CDS encoding AAA family ATPase — MSLAGPLLETGLMAENIVWLDFNDAPDQQTHASSDTEALRRGLLDRLEAVLLYLFPQGRIRGGKFFVGDVDGNWGKSLVVELEGERRGLWKDFASDEGGDVIDLWARSRGHSARHDFPRLADEIRRWLGLAPPIGRAKPSDVRSAPIDELGPYTAKWDYLTADGRLIACVYRYDPPTGKEYRPWDVRARMWRAPDPRPLYNLPAVAEARDVVLVEGEKAACALIGTGITATTAMNGARAPIDKTDWTPLAGKHVLIWPDRDAPGWDYAENAARACVAAGAASVAILVPPTDKPDKWDAADAVAEGFDCAEFIRDGERRVVKTAAPGLPTFTLGMLLDDDSPLPADLVAPRVLTPGGLLVFGGAPKVGKSDFLLAWLTHMAAGASFLAMTPPRPLRVFYLQAEVQYHYLRERVKEIRLPPSRLGAARANFVATPQLRLVLDDAGINQVIPAIAQAFGGEPPDIIAIDPIRNVFDGGDAGGENDNAAMLFFLSQRVDRLRDAVNPDAGVVLAHHTKKLGKKQFEEDPFQALAGAGSLRGYYTTGMLLFRPDETRTTRQLIFELRNGAAIPSMHVDKIRGEWREVDANERLVMKDYGERLDAERRRKRDAILQILFDEAAQGRCYTANQFAESFEGKAGLGGERTIRERLSALSTQGYIKYFRNAQDYGLPPARTKFGYLCVEAMVLRSVVGEPDPATGEVSLRELPVLPTHFKCPQSGAALPVENPEVWVYQDDLNDPEEPA, encoded by the coding sequence GTGTCCTTGGCAGGACCGCTGCTGGAGACCGGCTTGATGGCGGAAAACATCGTCTGGCTCGATTTCAATGACGCACCGGATCAGCAGACGCATGCGTCGTCTGATACCGAGGCGCTGCGCAGGGGCCTGCTCGATCGCCTGGAGGCGGTGTTGCTCTACCTGTTCCCACAGGGCCGCATCCGAGGCGGCAAATTCTTTGTCGGTGACGTCGACGGCAACTGGGGCAAGAGCCTGGTGGTCGAGCTCGAGGGCGAGCGGCGCGGCCTGTGGAAGGACTTCGCCTCCGACGAAGGCGGCGACGTCATCGATCTATGGGCGCGCTCGCGCGGGCATTCCGCCCGGCACGACTTCCCCCGCCTCGCGGACGAGATCCGCCGATGGCTCGGCCTCGCACCGCCCATCGGCCGAGCGAAGCCATCAGATGTCCGCAGCGCACCAATCGACGAGCTCGGCCCCTACACTGCGAAGTGGGACTACCTCACGGCGGACGGTCGGCTCATCGCCTGCGTCTACCGCTACGACCCGCCCACCGGCAAGGAGTACCGCCCCTGGGACGTGCGCGCCCGCATGTGGCGCGCCCCCGACCCGCGTCCGCTCTACAACCTGCCGGCCGTGGCCGAGGCGCGCGACGTGGTGCTGGTCGAGGGCGAGAAGGCGGCTTGCGCCCTGATCGGGACGGGCATCACGGCGACCACGGCCATGAACGGCGCGCGGGCGCCGATCGACAAGACCGACTGGACGCCGCTCGCGGGCAAGCACGTGCTGATCTGGCCGGATCGCGATGCGCCGGGCTGGGACTACGCGGAGAATGCCGCGCGCGCCTGCGTGGCCGCCGGTGCGGCGTCGGTCGCCATCCTCGTGCCGCCCACCGACAAGCCCGACAAGTGGGACGCGGCCGATGCCGTGGCCGAGGGCTTCGATTGCGCCGAGTTCATTCGTGATGGCGAGCGCAGGGTCGTGAAGACCGCCGCCCCCGGGCTCCCGACCTTCACCCTGGGCATGCTGCTGGACGACGACTCGCCGCTGCCGGCGGATCTCGTCGCGCCCCGCGTGCTCACCCCGGGCGGTCTGCTGGTTTTCGGCGGCGCGCCCAAGGTGGGCAAGAGCGATTTCCTGCTGGCCTGGCTCACGCACATGGCGGCGGGCGCGAGCTTTCTCGCCATGACGCCGCCGCGCCCGCTGCGAGTGTTCTACCTGCAAGCCGAGGTGCAGTACCACTACCTGCGCGAGCGCGTGAAGGAGATCCGCCTCCCGCCCAGTCGCCTGGGGGCGGCACGCGCCAACTTCGTCGCCACCCCGCAGCTGCGCCTGGTGCTGGACGACGCCGGGATCAATCAGGTCATCCCCGCCATCGCGCAGGCCTTCGGCGGCGAGCCGCCCGACATCATCGCCATCGATCCCATCCGCAACGTCTTCGACGGCGGGGACGCGGGCGGCGAGAACGACAACGCCGCCATGCTGTTCTTCCTGTCACAGCGGGTGGACCGCCTGCGCGATGCGGTGAACCCGGACGCCGGCGTCGTGCTGGCCCACCACACCAAGAAGCTCGGCAAGAAGCAGTTCGAGGAGGACCCGTTCCAGGCGCTGGCCGGGGCCGGGAGTCTGCGCGGCTACTACACCACCGGCATGTTGCTGTTCCGCCCGGACGAGACGCGCACCACGCGCCAGCTGATCTTCGAGCTGCGCAACGGCGCGGCCATCCCCTCGATGCACGTGGACAAGATCCGGGGCGAGTGGCGGGAGGTGGATGCCAACGAGCGGTTGGTGATGAAGGACTACGGCGAGCGGCTCGATGCCGAGCGTCGGCGCAAGCGCGACGCCATCCTGCAGATCCTGTTCGACGAGGCGGCCCAGGGGCGCTGCTACACCGCCAACCAGTTCGCGGAAAGCTTCGAGGGCAAGGCGGGGCTCGGTGGCGAGCGCACCATCCGCGAGCGCCTCTCCGCGCTCTCGACCCAGGGCTACATCAAGTACTTCCGCAATGCGCAGGACTACGGCCTGCCGCCCGCCCGCACCAAGTTCGGCTACCTGTGCGTCGAGGCGATGGTGCTGCGCTCGGTCGTCGGCGAGCCCGATCCAGCCACGGGCGAAGTATCGCTGCGCGAACTGCCGGTGCTGCCCACCCACTTCAAATGCCCGCAATCGGGGGCCGCATTGCCGGTCGAGAACCCCGAGGTGTGGGTTTACCAAGACGACCTGAACGACCCCGAGGAGCCCGCATGA
- a CDS encoding DEAD/DEAH box helicase, with protein MMLRPRQALLVERSLTALHQHGNTLAIGPTGSGKTIMLSAVAGGVLEQPDAKSCILAHRDELTAQNREKFCRVNPGVATSVFDAKEKSWAGRATFAMVQTLSRDAHLDAMPTLDLLVVDEAHHAASPSYRRVIDRVLSRNPRALIFGATATPARSDGKGLREVFSNVADQITLGELIASGHLVPPRTFVIDVGAQSALAQVRRTATDFDMTEVEAILNKTPITDAVIRHWREKAGERKTIVFCSTVAHAQCVADAFVAAGIRAVLIHGELSDAERKVRLAEYETGEAQVVVNVAVLTEGYDYTPTSCVVLLRPSSHKSTLTQMIGRGLRTVDPAEHPGVVKTDCIVLDFGTATLMHGSLEQEANLDGHQHQGEAPTKECPSCEATVPLGSRECPLCGFEWTIDPAEQAEALDDFVMTEIDLLKRSNFRWCDLFGCDDALMATGFGAWGGIFFLNGRWHAVGGGKDLQPRLLAVGDRTVCMAKADDWLNENESLDTAHKTRRWLNEPPTEKQLRYLPQAMRSDFGLTRYQASALLAFQFNKSSIQRLVLAANDEHRRAA; from the coding sequence ATGATGCTTCGTCCCCGTCAGGCCCTGCTGGTGGAGCGCTCGCTCACGGCGCTGCACCAGCACGGCAACACCCTGGCCATCGGCCCGACCGGTTCGGGCAAGACCATCATGCTGTCGGCGGTGGCCGGCGGCGTGTTGGAGCAGCCCGACGCGAAGTCCTGCATCCTCGCGCACCGCGACGAGCTCACCGCCCAGAACCGGGAGAAGTTCTGCCGGGTCAATCCGGGCGTCGCGACCTCGGTGTTCGATGCCAAGGAGAAGTCCTGGGCCGGGCGCGCCACCTTCGCGATGGTGCAGACGCTCTCGCGCGACGCGCATCTCGACGCGATGCCCACGCTCGATCTGTTGGTGGTCGACGAGGCGCACCATGCCGCCTCGCCGTCCTACCGGCGCGTGATCGATCGCGTGCTGTCGCGCAACCCACGGGCGCTGATCTTCGGTGCCACGGCCACGCCCGCACGCAGCGACGGCAAGGGGCTGCGCGAGGTGTTCAGCAACGTGGCCGACCAGATCACTCTGGGCGAGCTCATCGCCTCGGGCCATCTGGTGCCGCCGCGCACCTTCGTCATCGATGTCGGCGCGCAATCGGCCCTCGCCCAGGTGCGCCGCACCGCCACCGACTTCGACATGACCGAGGTGGAGGCGATCCTCAATAAGACGCCCATCACCGATGCGGTGATCCGTCACTGGCGCGAGAAGGCCGGCGAGCGCAAGACCATCGTGTTCTGCTCCACCGTGGCCCACGCGCAGTGCGTGGCCGACGCCTTCGTCGCCGCCGGCATCCGCGCCGTGCTGATCCACGGCGAGTTGTCGGACGCCGAACGCAAGGTGCGCCTCGCCGAATACGAGACCGGAGAGGCGCAAGTCGTGGTCAACGTGGCGGTGCTCACCGAAGGCTACGACTACACGCCCACCTCCTGCGTGGTGCTGCTGCGCCCCAGCTCCCACAAGTCGACGCTGACCCAGATGATCGGGCGGGGGCTTCGCACCGTCGATCCGGCCGAGCATCCCGGCGTGGTCAAGACCGATTGCATCGTGCTCGACTTCGGCACCGCGACGCTCATGCACGGCTCGCTGGAGCAGGAGGCCAACCTGGACGGCCACCAGCACCAGGGCGAGGCGCCCACCAAGGAGTGCCCCTCCTGCGAGGCGACGGTGCCGCTCGGCAGCCGCGAGTGCCCACTGTGCGGCTTCGAGTGGACCATTGATCCGGCCGAGCAGGCGGAGGCGCTGGACGACTTCGTCATGACGGAGATCGACCTGCTCAAGCGCTCCAACTTCCGCTGGTGTGATCTCTTCGGCTGCGACGACGCCCTGATGGCCACCGGCTTCGGCGCCTGGGGCGGGATCTTCTTCCTCAACGGTCGCTGGCACGCGGTCGGCGGAGGCAAGGATCTGCAGCCTCGTCTGCTGGCGGTCGGCGATCGCACGGTCTGCATGGCCAAGGCGGATGACTGGTTGAACGAGAACGAGTCCCTCGACACCGCCCACAAGACCCGCCGCTGGCTCAACGAGCCGCCCACCGAGAAGCAGCTGCGCTACCTGCCGCAGGCCATGCGTTCCGACTTCGGGCTCACCCGCTACCAGGCCTCGGCGCTGCTCGCCTTCCAGTTCAACAAGTCGTCCATCCAGCGTCTCGTGCTGGCGGCCAACGACGAGCACCGGAGGGCGGCGTGA
- a CDS encoding DUF6362 family protein, with amino-acid sequence MWSVDDVAERFREAAQTARRLPPVRVQGYFNTWPAILRQPWETYSGEDVLYRFPPDPAAIDRMTETMRWVLWLTEEQRHLVWMRAEERGWREICRRFGCDRTTAWRRWQKALDIVACRLNEQTRRTVASLS; translated from the coding sequence ATGTGGAGCGTTGACGACGTCGCCGAGCGCTTCCGGGAGGCCGCCCAGACCGCGCGACGCCTGCCGCCGGTCCGCGTCCAGGGCTACTTCAACACCTGGCCGGCCATCCTGCGCCAGCCGTGGGAGACCTACTCGGGCGAAGACGTGCTGTACCGCTTTCCGCCCGACCCGGCCGCCATCGACCGCATGACGGAGACGATGCGCTGGGTGCTGTGGCTCACCGAGGAGCAGCGCCATCTCGTCTGGATGCGCGCCGAGGAACGGGGGTGGCGGGAGATCTGCCGGCGCTTCGGCTGTGACCGCACCACGGCCTGGCGGCGGTGGCAGAAGGCGCTCGACATCGTCGCCTGCCGTCTGAACGAGCAGACCCGCCGGACCGTGGCCAGCCTTTCATGA
- a CDS encoding ATP-binding protein has protein sequence MTLPIISADQRLAEKRGVKGVLVGKSGIGKTSQLWTLAPEATLFFDLEAGDLAVEGWAGDTIRPRTWQECRDFAVFIGGPNPALREDQPFSQAHFDAVCARFGDPTVLDRYDTVFVDSITVAGRLCLQWCKGQPQAYSEKTGKPDTRGAYGLMGQEMIAWLTHLQHTRGKNVWFVGILDERLDDFNRRVFQLQIDGSKTGLELPGIVDEVVTLAELKADDGSAYRAFVCHTLNPWGYPAKDRSGRLDQIEEPHLGRLMAKIAGPARPALERLDFARPAPSEPVQQ, from the coding sequence CCCCATCATCTCCGCCGACCAACGCCTGGCCGAGAAGCGCGGCGTGAAAGGCGTGCTGGTCGGCAAGAGCGGCATCGGCAAGACCTCGCAGCTCTGGACGCTGGCGCCCGAGGCGACGCTGTTCTTCGACCTCGAGGCGGGCGACCTCGCCGTCGAGGGCTGGGCGGGCGACACCATCCGCCCGCGCACCTGGCAGGAGTGCCGCGACTTCGCGGTGTTCATCGGCGGTCCGAACCCGGCGCTGCGCGAGGACCAGCCCTTCAGCCAGGCCCACTTCGACGCGGTCTGCGCGCGCTTCGGCGACCCGACCGTGCTCGACCGCTACGACACCGTGTTCGTCGACTCGATCACCGTCGCCGGGCGTCTGTGCCTGCAGTGGTGCAAGGGCCAGCCGCAGGCCTACTCCGAGAAGACCGGCAAGCCCGACACCCGCGGCGCTTACGGGCTGATGGGCCAGGAGATGATCGCCTGGCTCACCCACCTGCAGCACACGCGCGGCAAGAACGTGTGGTTCGTCGGCATCCTCGACGAGCGTCTCGACGACTTCAATCGCCGCGTCTTCCAGCTGCAGATCGACGGCTCCAAGACCGGGCTAGAGCTGCCGGGCATCGTCGACGAGGTGGTGACGCTGGCCGAGCTCAAGGCCGACGACGGCAGCGCCTACCGCGCCTTCGTCTGCCACACGCTCAACCCCTGGGGCTACCCCGCCAAGGACCGCTCCGGCCGCCTCGACCAGATCGAGGAGCCGCACCTCGGCCGGCTGATGGCCAAGATCGCCGGCCCCGCGCGCCCCGCACTCGAACGCCTCGACTTCGCGCGCCCCGCGCCTTCCGAACCCGTGCAGCAATAA
- a CDS encoding site-specific DNA-methyltransferase, producing the protein MHSPIHITSPPTILRRRAFHFEVPILNTLNVEYRKVETLIPYARNPRTHSDEQVARIAASIAEFGWTSPILVDGDHGVIAGHGRLLAARKLGLTEVPVIELAHLTPAQKRAYVIADNRLALDAGWDEAMLALEFAELADAGFDLDLTGFSASEIEGLLDQIEETEPAADEDERAPEGDADEDDVTPPTVAVTRPGDLWLLGEHRLLCADSSDAAAVAHLLDGERARVLFTSPPYANQRDYTTGGIDDWNALMQGVFGAARSALHEDAQILVNLGLVHRDGEWQPYWDGWIEWMRTQGWRRFGWYVWDQSVTVPGDWAGRLAPRHEFVFHFNHQARKPNKIVPCKWAGHETHLRADGSSTAMRGKDGKVGEWNHAGTPTQEFRIPDSVVEVTRQRGRIGNGIDHPAVFPLGLPKFFIEAYSDEGEIVFEPFSGSGTTILAGEDCGRRLRAVELAPEYVDVALRRWLQHHPGTAPVLAATGQTFAEVAAERLGEKAEVAA; encoded by the coding sequence GTGCACTCCCCGATACACATCACGAGCCCGCCCACGATTCTCCGTCGGCGGGCTTTCCATTTCGAGGTTCCGATCCTGAACACGCTCAACGTCGAGTACCGCAAGGTCGAGACGCTGATTCCCTACGCCCGCAATCCGCGCACGCACAGCGACGAGCAGGTCGCGCGCATCGCCGCCAGCATCGCCGAGTTCGGCTGGACCAGCCCGATCCTGGTCGATGGCGACCATGGTGTGATCGCCGGCCATGGCCGACTGCTGGCCGCACGCAAGCTGGGGCTGACCGAGGTGCCAGTGATCGAGCTCGCGCACCTCACCCCGGCGCAGAAGCGCGCCTATGTGATCGCCGACAACCGGCTCGCGCTCGATGCCGGCTGGGATGAGGCCATGTTGGCGCTGGAGTTCGCGGAGCTGGCCGACGCCGGCTTCGATCTGGACTTGACCGGCTTCTCGGCCTCCGAGATCGAAGGCCTGCTCGATCAGATCGAGGAGACGGAACCGGCAGCCGATGAGGACGAGCGTGCACCGGAAGGCGACGCGGACGAGGACGACGTCACGCCGCCCACGGTTGCGGTCACGCGGCCCGGCGACTTGTGGCTGCTGGGCGAACACCGGCTGCTCTGCGCCGACAGCAGCGACGCTGCCGCCGTCGCGCACCTCCTCGATGGCGAGCGCGCTCGCGTGCTGTTCACCAGCCCGCCCTACGCGAACCAGCGCGACTACACCACCGGCGGGATCGATGACTGGAACGCGCTCATGCAGGGCGTGTTCGGCGCCGCCCGCAGCGCGCTGCACGAGGACGCGCAAATCCTGGTCAACCTCGGCCTCGTCCATCGCGACGGCGAGTGGCAGCCGTATTGGGACGGCTGGATCGAATGGATGCGCACCCAGGGCTGGCGCCGCTTCGGCTGGTACGTCTGGGACCAGTCGGTGACCGTACCCGGCGACTGGGCCGGTCGCCTCGCGCCGCGCCACGAGTTCGTGTTCCACTTCAACCACCAGGCGCGCAAGCCGAACAAGATCGTGCCGTGCAAGTGGGCCGGCCACGAAACGCACCTGCGCGCCGACGGTTCCTCCACCGCGATGCGCGGCAAGGATGGCAAGGTCGGCGAATGGAACCACGCCGGCACGCCGACGCAGGAGTTCCGCATCCCGGACTCGGTCGTCGAGGTGACGCGCCAACGCGGTCGCATCGGCAACGGCATCGATCATCCGGCGGTGTTCCCGCTGGGTCTGCCGAAGTTCTTCATCGAGGCCTATTCGGACGAAGGTGAGATCGTGTTCGAGCCGTTCTCCGGCAGCGGCACGACCATACTCGCGGGCGAGGACTGCGGCCGCCGCCTGCGCGCCGTCGAGCTCGCCCCCGAGTACGTTGACGTCGCGCTGCGCCGCTGGCTGCAGCACCACCCAGGCACAGCGCCGGTGCTTGCCGCGACCGGCCAGACCTTCGCGGAGGTCGCCGCCGAACGGCTGGGTGAGAAGGCGGAGGTCGCTGCATGA
- a CDS encoding crossover junction endodeoxyribonuclease RuvC, with the protein MSSPPTRRGLPGTEGRDRGPGTAILSLDLGTRTGWALLGRDGSITSGSESFKPRRFEGGGMRYLRFKRWLTEVKQSADGLDAVYFEEVRRHAGVDAAHAYGGFMAQLTAWCEHHGIPYQGVPVGTIKKHATGKGNAGKQEMVAAMQALGFRPADDNEADALALLMWAIATQEVPA; encoded by the coding sequence GTGTCCTCTCCTCCGACCCGAAGGGGTCTGCCCGGCACGGAAGGTCGGGATCGGGGACCGGGCACGGCCATCCTGAGCCTCGACCTGGGCACCCGGACCGGCTGGGCGCTGCTCGGCCGTGACGGCTCCATCACCAGCGGCTCGGAGTCCTTCAAACCCCGGCGCTTCGAGGGCGGCGGCATGCGTTACCTGCGCTTCAAGCGCTGGCTCACCGAGGTCAAACAATCGGCGGACGGGCTGGATGCGGTGTACTTCGAGGAGGTGCGCCGCCACGCCGGAGTGGATGCCGCACACGCCTACGGCGGCTTCATGGCGCAGCTGACCGCCTGGTGCGAGCACCACGGCATCCCGTACCAGGGCGTGCCGGTGGGCACGATCAAGAAGCACGCCACCGGCAAGGGCAACGCCGGCAAGCAGGAGATGGTGGCCGCCATGCAGGCCCTGGGTTTCCGGCCCGCGGACGACAACGAGGCCGACGCGCTGGCGCTGCTGATGTGGGCCATCGCGACGCAGGAGGTGCCGGCATGA
- a CDS encoding DUF3489 domain-containing protein, whose translation MSTIQLTPAQHAILAYAVEHTGGKIEWFPDNVKGGARKKVLDGLCNRALITTDGTDWSVAAEGYEALGRPRPAPASVEADADLEAEVAAAEATWAPQRAETKPRTRENSKQAQVIAMLRRPEGATVRQICELTGWQAHTVRGTFANAFKKKMGLTITSDKPEGGERIYRIA comes from the coding sequence ATGAGCACCATCCAACTCACCCCCGCCCAGCACGCCATCCTGGCCTACGCCGTCGAGCACACCGGCGGCAAGATCGAGTGGTTCCCCGACAACGTGAAAGGCGGCGCCCGCAAGAAGGTACTGGACGGCCTCTGCAATCGGGCCCTGATCACCACCGACGGCACCGACTGGTCCGTCGCCGCCGAGGGTTACGAAGCCCTGGGGCGCCCGCGTCCCGCGCCGGCCTCGGTGGAGGCAGATGCGGATCTCGAGGCGGAGGTCGCAGCCGCCGAGGCCACCTGGGCACCGCAGCGCGCCGAGACCAAGCCCCGCACCCGCGAGAACAGCAAGCAGGCCCAAGTCATCGCGATGCTCCGGCGCCCGGAGGGCGCGACGGTGCGCCAGATCTGCGAACTCACCGGCTGGCAGGCGCACACGGTGCGCGGCACCTTCGCCAACGCCTTCAAGAAAAAGATGGGCCTCACCATCACCTCGGACAAGCCCGAGGGCGGCGAGCGCATCTACCGAATCGCGTGA